The following are encoded together in the Pseudomonas sp. IB20 genome:
- a CDS encoding ATP-binding protein: MNRPPNRRILLIDDTPSIHDDFRKILMPPMEQNQALDDMEAALFGASEPQHGPVFELDSAYGGQEGLKLLEVAMAEQKPYALAFVDMRMPQGWDGAQTIEELWKVDPSLQVVVCTAYSDYSWEELLFRLHAHDRLLILKKPFDNIEVQQMANTLAAKWDMARHASLQTSHLEHLVEQRTLALTQASQALQLEIDERKQLESQLVQSEKLASLGQLAAGVAHEINNPVGFISSNLGTLGGYFNQLQEMLDAYRQAETALGSDQFEALRRRLDLDFLKEDIPTLLRESKEGIGRVVQIVKDLKDFSRVDNDQTWQWANLQQGIDSTLNIVASELKYKADVIKHYTPLPDIECLASQLNQVVMNLVINAAQAMGPERGTITISTGVESENIWLEVADNGCGIAPDSVQKIFDPFFTTKPVGEGTGLGLSLSYGIVKKHRGTISVSSEVGKGTTFRVVLPIRQTV; the protein is encoded by the coding sequence ATGAACCGCCCCCCCAATCGACGCATTCTGCTGATCGACGACACGCCGTCAATTCACGACGACTTCCGTAAAATCCTCATGCCACCCATGGAGCAGAACCAGGCACTGGACGATATGGAAGCCGCACTATTCGGTGCCAGCGAGCCCCAGCACGGACCCGTTTTTGAGCTGGACTCGGCCTACGGTGGCCAGGAAGGGTTGAAGTTGCTGGAGGTCGCCATGGCCGAGCAAAAACCCTATGCCCTGGCGTTTGTCGACATGCGCATGCCCCAAGGCTGGGACGGCGCGCAGACCATTGAAGAACTGTGGAAAGTCGACCCAAGCCTGCAAGTGGTGGTGTGCACGGCCTACTCGGATTATTCGTGGGAAGAGCTGCTGTTCCGCCTGCACGCCCACGATCGGCTGCTGATCCTGAAAAAACCATTCGACAACATTGAAGTGCAGCAAATGGCCAATACCCTGGCCGCGAAATGGGACATGGCGCGACACGCGTCCTTGCAAACCAGCCACCTGGAACACTTGGTGGAACAGCGCACCCTGGCACTGACCCAGGCAAGCCAGGCGTTACAGCTGGAGATCGACGAGCGCAAACAACTGGAAAGCCAGCTGGTGCAATCGGAAAAACTCGCGTCCCTGGGCCAACTCGCGGCCGGCGTGGCCCACGAAATCAATAACCCGGTAGGGTTTATTTCTTCTAACCTCGGCACCTTGGGCGGCTACTTCAACCAACTGCAAGAGATGCTCGATGCCTATCGACAGGCAGAAACCGCACTGGGCAGCGACCAGTTCGAAGCCCTGCGTCGGCGCCTGGACCTGGATTTTCTCAAGGAAGACATTCCCACGCTGCTGCGCGAATCCAAGGAAGGCATTGGCCGCGTGGTGCAGATCGTCAAGGATTTGAAAGATTTTTCCCGGGTGGACAACGACCAGACCTGGCAATGGGCAAACCTGCAACAGGGCATCGATTCGACCTTGAACATCGTCGCCAGCGAACTCAAGTACAAGGCCGACGTGATCAAGCACTACACACCGCTGCCGGACATCGAATGCCTGGCATCGCAGCTTAACCAAGTGGTGATGAACCTAGTGATCAACGCCGCGCAGGCCATGGGCCCGGAACGCGGCACCATCACGATCAGCACCGGAGTGGAAAGCGAGAATATCTGGTTGGAAGTCGCCGACAACGGCTGCGGGATTGCCCCGGACAGCGTGCAGAAAATCTTCGACCCCTTCTTTACCACCAAGCCGGTGGGTGAAGGAACGGGGTTGGGCTTGTCACTCTCCTACGGCATCGTCAAAAAACACCGTGGCACTATCTCCGTGAGCAGCGAAGTGGGCAAAGGCACCACCTTTAGGGTGGTGCTGCCCATTCGCCAAACAGTTTAA
- a CDS encoding DAHL domain-containing protein, with protein sequence MKSSRLASLLTLSGIALILASVLVFLYLKSIGDQSTTYTESRDLISQIKQLNSQWDVEVLKARIALTHNYDPLVVPFKEMSALWATLESREGQHRHANLAEWQAEQNAYRQSFQENARQVEQFKSHNAVLRNSLAFLPTAEDDIQAHFLQLDDAEKLQQQSIATDTYDLLLSALEFAQVTSDDKAADILVGLNKLAVNKQSLPPEFQVPVEILSNHIALILREQPLVNDLLDRIAAIPLSDQLDAMTTQLNQDQAAADLIDQKYHRYLLVFSALLVVVLLYLAIRLLRSFAEINRVNRALQAVNESLEQRVEARTRELKDAQSELLDSARQAGMAEIATNVLHNVGNVLNSVNISAELVTRKLRTSKALGLGKAMQLINEHPDDLGTYLREDEKGKLLPGYLNQLVEAIAIEQQGLTDELAQLSKSVDHIKDIVSTQQSYAGVSTLLEPVQISALMDDALRMNSGALNRHHVTVVKEYAEVPELMADKHRLLLIMVNLISNAKYAMSNLTDRSRQITLSISTVEDSLLQISVKDEGEGIPAENMTRIFTHGFTTRKEGHGFGLHSCALAAIEMNGRLTAHSDGPGKGAVFTLQIPLNDAAGQA encoded by the coding sequence ATGAAATCATCCCGCCTCGCCAGCCTGCTCACGCTCAGCGGTATCGCCCTGATACTGGCCTCGGTGCTGGTGTTTCTGTACCTCAAGTCGATCGGCGACCAGTCCACCACCTACACCGAGTCCCGCGACCTGATCAGCCAGATCAAGCAACTCAACTCCCAATGGGACGTTGAAGTGCTCAAGGCCCGGATCGCCCTCACCCACAACTATGACCCGCTGGTGGTCCCGTTCAAAGAGATGAGCGCGCTGTGGGCCACCCTGGAAAGTCGCGAGGGGCAACACCGCCACGCAAACCTGGCCGAATGGCAGGCCGAGCAGAATGCGTATCGCCAGTCGTTCCAGGAAAATGCGCGGCAGGTGGAACAATTCAAGTCGCACAACGCGGTGCTGCGCAATTCCCTGGCCTTTTTGCCGACGGCCGAGGACGACATTCAGGCGCATTTCCTGCAACTGGACGACGCCGAGAAACTGCAACAACAAAGCATCGCCACCGACACCTACGACTTGCTGCTCAGCGCCCTGGAGTTTGCCCAGGTGACGAGCGATGACAAAGCCGCAGACATCCTCGTGGGCCTGAACAAGCTGGCGGTCAACAAACAAAGCCTGCCGCCAGAGTTTCAGGTGCCGGTGGAGATTCTCAGTAACCACATTGCACTGATCCTGCGCGAGCAACCCCTCGTCAATGACCTGCTTGATCGCATTGCCGCGATCCCGTTGTCCGATCAACTCGACGCCATGACCACCCAACTCAATCAGGACCAGGCCGCCGCCGACCTGATTGATCAGAAGTACCACCGCTACCTGCTGGTGTTTTCCGCACTGCTGGTGGTGGTGCTGTTGTACTTGGCGATTCGCTTGTTGCGCAGCTTTGCCGAGATCAACCGGGTCAACCGCGCCTTGCAAGCGGTCAATGAAAGCCTTGAACAGCGTGTAGAGGCGCGCACGCGCGAACTCAAAGACGCCCAGAGCGAACTGCTCGACAGTGCGCGCCAGGCCGGCATGGCGGAAATCGCGACCAATGTGCTGCACAACGTCGGCAACGTGCTTAATAGCGTGAACATCTCCGCCGAGCTGGTCACGCGCAAGCTGCGCACCAGCAAGGCCTTGGGGTTGGGCAAAGCCATGCAACTGATCAACGAGCACCCGGATGACCTGGGCACCTACCTGCGCGAAGACGAGAAAGGCAAATTGCTGCCCGGCTACCTCAACCAACTGGTGGAGGCCATCGCCATTGAGCAGCAGGGCCTGACCGACGAACTGGCGCAGTTGAGCAAAAGCGTGGACCACATCAAGGACATCGTTTCCACCCAGCAATCCTACGCCGGCGTGTCCACCCTGCTGGAGCCGGTGCAGATCAGTGCGTTGATGGACGACGCCCTGCGCATGAATTCCGGGGCGCTGAATCGTCACCATGTGACGGTGGTCAAGGAGTACGCCGAGGTGCCGGAACTGATGGCGGACAAACACCGGCTGTTGCTGATCATGGTCAACCTGATCAGCAACGCCAAGTACGCCATGTCGAACCTCACCGACCGCTCGCGGCAGATCACCTTATCGATCAGCACGGTGGAGGACAGCCTCTTGCAGATCAGCGTCAAAGACGAAGGCGAAGGCATCCCGGCCGAGAACATGACGCGGATCTTCACCCACGGGTTCACCACGCGTAAGGAAGGCCACGGTTTCGGCCTGCACAGCTGCGCCCTCGCGGCCATTGAAATGAATGGCCGCCTTACCGCCCACAGCGATGGGCCGGGCAAAGGCGCCGTGTTCACGTTGCAAATCCCCCTCAACGATGCCGCAGGCCAAGCATGA
- a CDS encoding cytochrome-c peroxidase: MLGIAIALGYGACLPATAAPLDEPLKPLPPVPTLDAATVELGRQLFNETRLSVNNTQSCASCHNLQAGGDDNQAFSLGFDGKPVGLNTPTVFNASLNFKQFWNARVDTLEAQVEQVVTSPMEMGNDWKTVVQTLSALPTYQAAFQRIYPDGVTAANVQNALATYERTLLTPNSRFDQYLQGNTEILTVQEKYGYQRFKDYGCIACHQGANIGGNMYQKFGVMGDYFKARGNPTEADLGRYLLTQDEDDRNVFKVPSLRNVAVTAPYFHDGSAKTLEEAVDVMFTYQLGRIPTAEDKTLIIQFLKTLTGEWAGKPL, from the coding sequence GTGCTCGGCATTGCCATTGCCCTGGGCTATGGCGCCTGCTTGCCTGCCACCGCTGCGCCGCTGGATGAACCGCTTAAACCGTTGCCGCCGGTGCCGACGCTGGATGCCGCCACCGTGGAACTGGGACGCCAGCTGTTCAATGAGACACGCCTGTCGGTGAATAACACCCAGTCCTGTGCCAGTTGCCATAACCTGCAAGCGGGGGGTGACGACAACCAGGCGTTTTCCCTGGGCTTCGATGGCAAACCGGTCGGGCTCAACACCCCGACGGTGTTCAATGCCAGCCTGAACTTCAAACAATTCTGGAACGCCCGGGTCGACACCCTGGAGGCGCAGGTTGAGCAGGTGGTCACCAGCCCCATGGAAATGGGCAACGACTGGAAAACCGTGGTCCAGACCTTGTCGGCACTGCCCACTTACCAGGCCGCCTTCCAGCGGATCTACCCCGACGGCGTGACGGCCGCCAACGTTCAAAACGCCCTGGCCACCTATGAGCGCACCCTGCTCACTCCCAACTCACGCTTCGACCAGTACCTGCAAGGCAACACCGAGATCCTCACCGTTCAAGAGAAATACGGCTACCAGCGTTTCAAGGACTATGGCTGCATCGCCTGCCACCAAGGCGCCAATATCGGCGGCAACATGTACCAGAAGTTCGGCGTGATGGGCGATTACTTCAAGGCCCGTGGCAACCCGACCGAAGCCGACCTGGGCCGCTACCTGCTGACCCAGGACGAAGATGACCGCAACGTGTTCAAAGTACCGAGCCTGCGCAACGTGGCGGTCACCGCCCCGTACTTTCACGATGGCTCGGCCAAGACCCTCGAGGAGGCTGTCGACGTCATGTTCACGTACCAGCTGGGGCGAATCCCCACGGCTGAAGACAAGACACTGATCATCCAATTCCTCAAGACACTGACCGGCGAATGGGCGGGCAAGCCCTTATGA
- a CDS encoding putative bifunctional diguanylate cyclase/phosphodiesterase, with protein MNPRSGRANRRVLIVDDTASIHADFRKILCADANDHASLASIEETLFGTAPAVRQTFVLDSAYQGQEALALVIQALADNAPYALVFIDMRMPPGWDGLETIEQLWNVDPHLQIALCTAYSFEAIEARLKYDDQLLILKKPFDDLEIRQMATALTWKWQLAQDAALKLQGLERTIEERVQELLKVSHLLQYDALTELPNSTLLGDRLSQAIAVCRRHDTQLAVMFIGLDRFKRINNALGHPVGDEMLKHVSQSLVATVRESDSVFRYGSDEFVLILNDIKHPQQTQYIAEKLLAAVSTSRYVAGHDLSVTASLGISVYPDDSSSAVELIKKAETAMHAIKDHGPNDFSFFIDEMNLRAQEQQSLESAIRQALQRDEFILHYQPKLDLNSGQIVGAEALIRWHQPDHGWIYPSAFIPVAEDSGLIVPLSQWVLRQACEQARAWQAAGLPPICISVNISAIDFRQRNFVANLATILERTGLEPRLLELEITESVLMQNVEDTLITLRGIKTLGVRLSVDDFGTGYSSLSYLRRFPIDVLKIDQSFIRGLSDNSQDAQLISAIISLGKSLDMNIVAEGVETLEQLAFLKAHQCEEGQGFLFSKAVAADEFAQLLQTGHHSLMPGH; from the coding sequence ATGAACCCGCGCTCGGGACGCGCCAATCGACGGGTTCTGATCGTCGACGACACGGCTTCGATCCACGCGGACTTCCGCAAGATCCTGTGCGCCGACGCTAACGACCACGCGTCCCTGGCCAGCATCGAAGAAACCCTGTTCGGCACCGCCCCGGCCGTGCGCCAGACCTTTGTGCTGGATTCCGCCTATCAAGGCCAGGAAGCCCTGGCACTGGTGATCCAAGCCCTGGCCGACAACGCCCCGTATGCCCTGGTGTTCATCGACATGCGCATGCCGCCGGGCTGGGACGGCCTGGAAACCATCGAACAGCTGTGGAACGTCGACCCTCACCTGCAAATTGCCCTGTGCACGGCCTACTCTTTCGAAGCCATCGAGGCGCGCCTCAAATACGACGACCAACTGCTGATCCTGAAAAAGCCCTTCGACGACCTGGAAATCCGCCAGATGGCCACCGCCCTGACCTGGAAATGGCAGCTGGCGCAGGACGCGGCACTTAAACTGCAGGGGCTTGAGCGCACAATTGAGGAACGCGTGCAGGAACTGCTCAAAGTTTCGCACCTGCTGCAATACGACGCCCTGACCGAACTGCCCAACAGCACACTGCTGGGCGACCGCCTGAGCCAGGCGATTGCCGTGTGCAGGCGCCATGACACCCAGTTGGCCGTGATGTTTATCGGCCTGGACCGCTTCAAACGCATCAACAACGCCCTGGGCCACCCGGTCGGCGATGAAATGCTCAAGCACGTCAGCCAAAGCCTGGTGGCCACAGTGCGCGAATCGGATTCAGTGTTTCGCTACGGCTCCGACGAATTTGTGCTGATCCTCAACGACATCAAGCACCCCCAGCAAACCCAGTACATTGCCGAAAAACTCCTCGCCGCCGTCAGCACCAGCCGCTATGTGGCCGGCCACGACCTGAGTGTTACGGCAAGCCTGGGCATCAGTGTGTACCCCGATGACAGCAGCAGCGCCGTGGAGCTGATCAAAAAAGCCGAAACCGCCATGCACGCCATCAAAGACCACGGCCCCAACGATTTCAGTTTTTTCATCGACGAGATGAACCTGCGCGCCCAGGAACAGCAAAGCCTGGAAAGCGCCATTCGGCAGGCCCTGCAGCGAGATGAATTTATCTTGCACTACCAGCCGAAACTGGACCTGAACAGCGGGCAGATCGTCGGCGCCGAAGCGTTGATCCGCTGGCACCAGCCCGACCATGGCTGGATCTACCCGTCGGCGTTCATTCCCGTGGCCGAAGACAGCGGCCTGATCGTACCGTTGAGCCAATGGGTGTTGCGCCAGGCCTGCGAGCAGGCCCGCGCCTGGCAAGCCGCCGGCCTACCGCCCATCTGCATTTCGGTGAACATCTCAGCGATTGATTTTCGCCAGCGTAACTTTGTCGCCAACCTGGCGACGATCCTTGAGCGCACGGGCCTGGAGCCGCGCTTGCTGGAGCTGGAAATCACTGAAAGCGTGCTGATGCAAAACGTCGAGGACACCCTCATCACCCTGCGCGGCATCAAGACCCTGGGCGTGCGCCTGTCCGTCGACGATTTCGGCACCGGGTATTCCAGCCTCAGTTACTTGCGACGCTTTCCGATTGATGTGCTGAAGATTGATCAATCGTTCATCCGCGGCTTGAGCGACAACAGCCAAGACGCGCAACTGATCAGTGCAATCATCAGCCTGGGTAAAAGCCTGGACATGAACATCGTCGCCGAGGGCGTGGAGACGCTTGAACAACTGGCATTCCTCAAAGCCCACCAGTGCGAGGAAGGCCAGGGTTTCCTGTTCAGCAAAGCCGTGGCGGCCGATGAGTTCGCCCAATTATTGCAAACCGGGCACCACAGCCTGATGCCCGGCCACTGA